A portion of the Cryptomeria japonica chromosome 5, Sugi_1.0, whole genome shotgun sequence genome contains these proteins:
- the LOC131042183 gene encoding MLP-like protein 423, translating into MAKVVDLDLELKVAPKKLWEGVRESTTLFPKILPSLFKSIETVEGDGKSVGTVRHIKYGDGMAGVTFGKEKVVAVDEQNMCVTVSLVEGELLGYYKVFKPTLKVLPGSDANSCLVKWSVEYEPAAAEVPPPDMVKESAVKTFKALEGYLLTA; encoded by the coding sequence ATGGCTAAGGTTGTGGACTTGGATTTGGAATTGAAAGTCGCTCCCAAAAAGCTGTGGGAAGGTGTCAGGGAATCTACAACACTTTTTCCCAAGATCCTGCCTTCTctcttcaagagcattgaaacagtGGAAGGAGATGGGAAAAGTGTGGGCACTGTGAGGCACATCAAGTATGGAGATGGCATGGCAGGAGTGACATTTGGCAAGGAGAAGGTTGTTGCAGTGGATGAGCAGAACATGTGTGTCACTGTCTCTCTTGTAGAGGGTGAGCTTCTGGGGTACTATAAGGTGTTTAAGCCTACTCTGAAGGTGCTGCCAGGAAGTGATGCCAATTCATGCCTTGTGAAATGGAGTGTTGAGTATGAACCTGCTGCTGCTGAGGTCCCTCCTCCTGATATGGTCAAGGAAAGTGCTGTCAAGACTTTCAAGGCCCTTGAAGGCTACCTTCTGACTGCTTGA